One genomic window of Amphiura filiformis chromosome 3, Afil_fr2py, whole genome shotgun sequence includes the following:
- the LOC140147313 gene encoding transmembrane protein 229A-like: MARNGSNTKVNSYRQNGASAPSSSGSPSPTYKPLPTFIRLFFYGLHGFFDEIVFTAIYEIIYGIPDARLLGYTSLYSFFIYSTGSYIIEQLYLFLWVKHGISTVPRIMLYVCVAFIWEFSFGLILRQFDACPWDYSDRALNFMGLITLTYAPGWAFLGFWQDRLSVYLLNLRIVPDHQKVM, from the coding sequence ATGGCGAGAAATGGAAGCAACACAAAAGTGAACTCCTACAGACAAAATGGAGCTTCAGCACCCTCATCCTCAGGTTCTCCCTCACCAACGTACAAGCCACTTCCAACTTTCATCCGCCTGTTCTTTTATGGTCTACATGGGTTTTTTGACGAGATAGTCTTCACCGCTATCTACGAGATTATCTACGGTATTCCAGATGCCAGACTTCTTGGTTACACTTCACTGTATTCCTTCTTTATTTATAGCACTGGAAGCTATATCATAGAGCAGCTGTACTTGTTTCTGTGGGTAAAGCATGGCATCTCTACTGTGCCCAGAATCATGCTGTATGTGTGTGTTGCATTCATTTGGGAGTTCAGCTTTGGGTTGATTCTACGCCAGTTTGATGCTTGTCCATGGGACTACAGTGATAGAGCTCTGAACTTCATGGGTCTGATAACCTTGACCTATGCACCTGGATGGGCGTTTCTAGGATTTTGGCAAGATAGGCTTTCGGTTTACTTGCTAAATCTACGTATTGTTCCTGATCATCAGAAAGTGATGTAA